One segment of Pseudoalteromonas rubra DNA contains the following:
- a CDS encoding lipopolysaccharide assembly protein LapA domain-containing protein: protein MILAFVLGTQNPALVKVDYIIASSEVPLASLISLCVVFGLVLGLLLSIGKITQLKRQIRQQQRVNQSIQAQSSK from the coding sequence GTGATACTCGCTTTTGTGTTGGGTACACAAAACCCGGCTTTAGTAAAAGTTGACTATATCATCGCCAGTTCAGAGGTACCGTTGGCCAGTTTAATAAGCCTATGTGTGGTGTTTGGCTTAGTGCTAGGGTTGTTACTGAGCATTGGCAAGATAACGCAGTTAAAGAGGCAAATTCGCCAACAGCAGAGAGTTAATCAATCGATACAAGCGCAAAGCAGTAAATGA
- the ihfB gene encoding integration host factor subunit beta: MTKSELIEKLAEQHIHVPVKDVENAVKEILEQMAGSLSSSDRIEIRGFGSFSLHYRSPRTGRNPKTGETVELDGKYVPHFKPGKELRDRVNASLEN, encoded by the coding sequence ATGACAAAGTCAGAACTAATCGAAAAACTTGCTGAGCAACATATTCACGTCCCAGTCAAAGACGTTGAGAATGCGGTAAAAGAGATTTTAGAGCAAATGGCAGGTTCACTTTCAAGCTCAGATCGTATCGAAATCCGCGGCTTTGGCAGCTTTTCTCTCCACTATCGTTCACCTCGTACCGGCCGTAACCCGAAAACAGGTGAAACCGTTGAGCTGGATGGAAAGTACGTACCTCATTTTAAGCCTGGTAAAGAACTTCGTGACCGTGTGAACGCTAGTCTCGAAAATTGA
- the rpsA gene encoding 30S ribosomal protein S1: MSENFAQLFEESLKGFEAEQGSIVKGTVISIENNIVLVDAGLKSESAIPAEQFKNAAGELEVAVGDEVDVALDAIEDGFGETILSREKAKRHEAWIRLEKACEEQETVVGIINGKVKGGFTVEVDSIRAFLPGSLVDVRPVRDTTHLEGKELEFKVIKLDQKRNNVVVSRRAVIESENSQEREELLANLVEGQEVKGIVKNLTDYGAFVDLGGVDGLLHITDMAWKRVKHPSEIVNVGDEIAVKVLKFDKEKTRVSLGLKQLGEDPWAAIAGRYPEGAKLTGRVTNLTDYGCFVEIEEGVEGLVHVSEMDWTNKNIHPSKVVSLGDTVEVMVLEIDEERRRISLGLKQCKANPWQEFARLQNKGDQVTGKIKSITDFGIFIGLDGGIDGLVHLSDISWNTPGEEAVREYKKGDEISAIVLQVDPERERISLGVKQIEADPFNNYLDANKKGAIVKGKVTDVDAKGATVELIEGVEGYIRVADIAQERIEDATSVVSAGDEIEAKFVGVDRKNRTISLSVKAIFEAEEKEALEKLKKEEPAFENAMAAAFKNAQKD, encoded by the coding sequence ATGTCAGAAAATTTTGCGCAGTTATTTGAAGAAAGCCTAAAGGGTTTTGAAGCAGAGCAAGGCTCTATCGTTAAAGGTACTGTTATTTCAATCGAGAACAACATTGTTCTTGTTGATGCTGGCCTTAAGTCTGAAAGTGCAATCCCTGCAGAGCAATTCAAAAATGCTGCTGGTGAACTAGAAGTTGCTGTTGGCGACGAAGTAGATGTTGCACTTGACGCAATCGAAGATGGTTTCGGTGAAACTATCCTTTCTCGTGAGAAAGCGAAGCGTCACGAAGCTTGGATCCGCCTTGAGAAAGCTTGTGAAGAACAAGAAACTGTTGTTGGTATCATCAACGGTAAAGTTAAAGGTGGTTTCACTGTTGAAGTTGATTCAATCCGTGCATTCCTACCTGGTTCACTTGTTGACGTTCGTCCAGTACGTGACACAACACACCTTGAAGGTAAAGAGCTTGAGTTCAAAGTAATCAAGCTTGACCAGAAGCGTAACAACGTAGTTGTTTCTCGTCGTGCTGTTATCGAGTCTGAAAACTCACAAGAGCGTGAAGAGCTGCTGGCTAACCTTGTTGAAGGTCAAGAAGTTAAAGGTATCGTTAAGAACCTTACAGATTACGGTGCGTTCGTAGATCTGGGCGGTGTTGACGGTCTACTTCACATCACTGACATGGCTTGGAAGCGCGTTAAGCACCCAAGTGAAATCGTAAATGTTGGTGACGAGATCGCTGTTAAAGTTCTTAAGTTCGACAAAGAGAAGACTCGTGTTTCTCTAGGTCTTAAGCAACTTGGTGAAGATCCTTGGGCAGCTATCGCTGGTCGTTACCCAGAAGGCGCTAAGCTAACTGGTCGTGTTACTAACCTAACTGACTACGGTTGTTTCGTTGAAATCGAAGAAGGCGTAGAAGGTCTGGTACACGTGTCTGAAATGGACTGGACTAACAAGAACATCCACCCTTCAAAAGTTGTTTCACTAGGTGACACTGTTGAAGTTATGGTTCTTGAAATCGACGAAGAGCGTCGTCGTATTTCTCTTGGTCTTAAGCAGTGTAAAGCTAACCCTTGGCAGGAATTTGCTCGTCTACAGAACAAAGGCGACCAAGTTACTGGTAAGATCAAGTCTATCACTGATTTCGGTATCTTCATCGGTCTTGACGGTGGTATCGACGGTCTTGTACACCTGTCTGACATTTCTTGGAACACGCCTGGCGAAGAAGCTGTACGTGAATACAAGAAAGGCGACGAGATCTCTGCAATCGTTCTTCAGGTTGACCCAGAGCGTGAGCGCATCTCACTAGGCGTTAAGCAAATCGAAGCTGATCCTTTCAATAACTACCTAGACGCAAACAAAAAAGGTGCTATTGTTAAAGGTAAAGTGACAGACGTTGACGCGAAAGGCGCAACTGTTGAGCTTATCGAAGGCGTTGAAGGCTACATCCGTGTTGCTGACATCGCACAAGAGCGCATCGAAGACGCAACTAGCGTTGTTTCTGCAGGTGACGAGATTGAAGCTAAATTCGTAGGTGTTGATCGTAAGAACCGTACAATCAGCCTATCTGTTAAAGCTATCTTCGAAGCTGAAGAGAAAGAAGCGCTTGAGAAGCTGAAGAAAGAAGAGCCTGCATTTGAAAATGCAATGGCTGCAGCTTTCAAAAACGCTCAAAAAGACTAA
- the cmk gene encoding (d)CMP kinase — protein MQAVMPVITVDGPSGSGKGTVCRLLAEKLDWDVLDSGAIYRVLSLAAIHHHIALDNEEALVPLAANLDVQFPIDGVTKKIKVILEGEDVTHTIRNEEVGAAASKIAALPRVREALLRRQRAFRSERGLIADGRDMGTVVFPQAELKIYLTASAQERARRRYLELKDKGLDVTLDGLLIEIEARDDRDMNRKVAPLVPAHDAIVLDTTELDAEQVFTKVTTLVQDTIAAGKLPASS, from the coding sequence ATGCAGGCTGTCATGCCAGTAATCACCGTAGACGGCCCAAGCGGCTCGGGCAAAGGAACGGTTTGTCGTTTATTAGCTGAGAAGCTTGATTGGGACGTGTTGGATAGTGGTGCAATTTACCGCGTTTTGTCTTTAGCTGCTATTCATCATCATATTGCACTCGATAACGAAGAGGCTTTAGTACCTCTCGCCGCGAATTTGGACGTTCAGTTTCCGATAGACGGTGTGACGAAAAAAATTAAAGTGATCCTTGAAGGTGAGGACGTCACTCACACGATCCGCAATGAAGAGGTCGGTGCAGCAGCGTCTAAAATCGCTGCATTACCTCGGGTTCGTGAAGCTTTGTTGCGTCGTCAGAGGGCTTTTCGAAGTGAAAGAGGTCTGATCGCGGACGGCAGAGATATGGGAACGGTTGTTTTCCCTCAAGCTGAACTAAAAATTTATTTAACAGCCAGCGCGCAAGAACGTGCAAGACGTCGTTATCTGGAGTTGAAGGATAAAGGGCTGGATGTTACACTAGATGGTCTTTTAATCGAGATTGAAGCTCGTGATGATCGCGATATGAACCGTAAGGTCGCGCCTTTGGTGCCGGCACACGATGCTATCGTACTCGATACAACGGAATTAGATGCGGAACAGGTGTTTACGAAAGTCACTACGTTAGTGCAGGACACCATTGCTGCCGGCAAGTTACCTGCATCAAGCTAG